One genomic window of Nicotiana sylvestris chromosome 10, ASM39365v2, whole genome shotgun sequence includes the following:
- the LOC138879520 gene encoding uncharacterized mitochondrial protein AtMg00810-like codes for MVTVRTILVVAASEYWHIHQMDVYSAFLQGAANPIATPLESNVKLTTKEYNEHIEVTSNLDDAVLLDPNSYQRLLGKLLYLTITRPDIAFSVQTLSQFMQKPKRSHMEATLRVIRYVKNQPKQGVLLSSQKKGVVSAFCDADSAACPLTRKLVTEFFIKYGESLASWK; via the exons ATGGTCACTGTTAGAACCATTCTTGTTGTTGCAGCCTCTGAATATTGGCacatccatcaaatggatgtgtaCAGTGCCTTCCTTCAAG GAGCTGCAAATCCTATTGCTACACCCCTTGAATCAAATGTCAAGCTCACTACCAAAGAATATAATGAACATATAGAAGTAACTAGCAATCTAGATGATGCAGTATTACTAGATCCTAACAGTTACCAAAGGTTACTGGGCAAACTGCTATACCTAACAATAACAAGGCCAGATATTGCCTTTAGTGTTCAAACACTCAGCCAGTTCATGCAGAAGCCAAAGAGATCCCACATGGAAGCAACTCTAAGAGTGATCAGATATGTCAAGAACCAACCTAAACAAGGGGTACTCTTGTCAAGCCAAAAGAAGGGAGTAGTCTCAGCCTTCTGTGATGCTGACTCGGCAGCATGCCCACTTACTAGGAAATTAGTGACTGAATTCTTTATCAAGTATGGGGAGTCACTAGCTTCATGGAAATAA
- the LOC138879521 gene encoding uncharacterized protein produces the protein MVPVMPDDEQRRLERFSRLAPPTFSGAQGEDAQGFLDKCRRMLRTAGILEASSVAFTTFQFSSAAFTWWEAYEQRRPVGSAPLSWQEFSTLFLEKWVPRSQREEMRRQFEYLRQGDMTVSQYEVRFSELARYAPWMVPTDRERIRRFVDGLNYPIRILMARERILSHTFEDAVDVARDIKTDCRLEREEREAKRPRGSASHSGAPSRGQFQQSRGRS, from the coding sequence ATGGTCCCAGTTATGCcagacgatgagcagcgtcgtcttgagagattCAGCAGACTTGcacctcctactttcagtggtgctcagggcgaggatgcccaaggttttcttgacaagtgtagACGTATGCTGAGGACAGCAGGGATCTTGGAGGCTAGCAGTGTAGCCTTTACTACTTTTCAATTCTCAAGTGcagctttcacttggtgggaggcatatgagcaGCGTAGGCCGGTAGGTTCAGCGCCCTTGTcctggcaggagttctccactctctttctggagaagtgggTACCGCGATCTCAGAGAGAGGAgatgcgcaggcagtttgagtatcTTCGTCAGGGAGATATGACCGTATCTCAATATGAGGTGAGGTTCTCGGAGCTGGCTCGTTATGCTCCATGGATGGTCCCGACTGATCGggaaaggattaggaggttcgtggATGGGCTTAATTATCCCATTCGTATTCTGATGGCTCGAGAAAGGATTCTGAGCCATACTTTTGAGGATGCAGTAGATGTTGCTCGCGACATTAAGACGGATTGTCGTCTAGAGAGAGAGGAgcgggaggctaagaggcctcgtggatcaGCTAGTCACAGTGGCGCTCCGTctaggggccagtttcagcagaGTAGAGGTCGTTCTTAA